From SAR324 cluster bacterium, one genomic window encodes:
- a CDS encoding aldo/keto reductase, with protein sequence MPNPFETNALGPSGLSVSQLSLGAAPFGNLLNKVSEEEALLTIEEALNSGINYVDTAPFYGYGLSEERIGRCLPKLSRRPLISTKVGRLIRPGVR encoded by the coding sequence ATGCCCAATCCATTTGAAACCAACGCCCTGGGACCTAGTGGACTGAGTGTGTCACAACTCTCCCTGGGCGCAGCACCTTTTGGCAACTTGCTGAATAAAGTCTCTGAAGAAGAAGCACTCCTAACGATTGAAGAGGCTCTGAATTCGGGTATTAACTATGTGGACACAGCTCCTTTCTATGGATATGGTCTCTCTGAAGAACGGATCGGCCGTTGCCTACCGAAATTGTCCAGGCGTCCGCTGATTTCTACCAAAGTTGGTCGGCTGATTCGTCCAGGTGTCCGT
- the fliG gene encoding flagellar motor switch protein FliG: MAVGKLTGPKKAAILLLALGEEGAADVMKNLEEAEIQQVGYYMTRFNDISSEELDQVLEEFYRQSVMSDGGGDLMASPDFIKNALSKALGPDKAKELGASMSAQTEDMGLEALKYIDPVMISNYIRTEHPQTIALIISYLADVDQAATVLRTLPENLQADVVYRIASLDSIPPGVVNELNEVLTDEMKQAGSMVTKVGGVAPVAEILNAIDKASETRILSTIEESNPDLAEQIRELMFTFEDLTLIDSKQMQTVLKDVDKADLAMALKTASDAVRELILSSMSTRAAEMLNDDLENMGPVKVADVEGAQQKIIKVVKKLEEEGKLIMAGAGDDVV; the protein is encoded by the coding sequence ATGGCGGTTGGCAAACTAACGGGTCCCAAGAAAGCGGCGATCCTGCTGCTAGCCTTGGGCGAAGAAGGGGCTGCCGATGTCATGAAGAACCTCGAAGAAGCTGAAATTCAGCAGGTTGGCTACTACATGACTCGCTTCAACGATATCTCGTCTGAGGAATTGGATCAGGTTCTTGAAGAGTTTTATCGACAGTCCGTGATGAGTGATGGAGGAGGAGACCTGATGGCTTCTCCAGACTTCATCAAGAATGCCTTGAGCAAGGCTTTGGGTCCAGACAAAGCGAAAGAGCTTGGTGCATCGATGAGCGCTCAGACTGAAGACATGGGCCTTGAGGCACTCAAGTACATTGATCCCGTGATGATTTCCAACTACATCCGAACGGAACATCCGCAGACCATTGCCTTGATCATTTCCTACTTGGCCGATGTGGACCAGGCGGCTACTGTCCTGCGGACACTTCCTGAAAATCTCCAGGCCGATGTGGTTTACCGAATTGCTTCTCTGGACAGTATTCCTCCAGGGGTGGTCAATGAACTCAACGAAGTGCTAACGGACGAAATGAAACAGGCAGGTAGCATGGTGACCAAAGTCGGTGGAGTTGCACCGGTGGCTGAGATCCTCAACGCGATTGACAAGGCATCTGAGACACGAATCCTCTCCACGATTGAGGAATCAAATCCTGACCTTGCTGAGCAAATTCGTGAATTGATGTTCACTTTCGAGGATCTGACGCTGATTGATAGCAAGCAGATGCAGACAGTGCTGAAGGATGTGGATAAAGCTGATCTAGCGATGGCCTTGAAGACCGCCAGTGATGCAGTCAGGGAGTTGATCCTGAGCTCAATGTCCACCAGAGCTGCAGAAATGCTCAACGATGATCTGGAAAACATGGGACCAGTCAAAGTTGCGGATGTCGAAGGAGCCCAACAGAAGATCATTAAGGTTGTCAAGAAGCTTGAAGAGGAAGGCAAACTCATCATGGCTGGAGCTGGTGACGACGTCGTCTAA
- a CDS encoding O-acetylhomoserine aminocarboxypropyltransferase, which yields MKKPLHAQYGFETLAIHAGTPPEATTGARSFPIYQTTSYVFEDADHAASLFNLQTPGFIYSRLTNPTVAALEERLATLEGGRGATCTASGHSSEVLALFALMSPGKEVIVANKLYGGSINLMGKSFQKFNWKAIFVEATDPDAFRQAVTENTRAVFVESLANPGGVVIDLEAIAKVAQEAGVPLIVDNTMATPALCRPIEWGADLVTHSTTKFLSGQGNAVGGVVIDSGTFPWLGNEKFPSLSQPAAEYNGITFAETFGNDLAYTLYSHAVSLRDLGSTMSPFHAWLTLNGVETLALRMERHCQNAQRVAEFLQGHIQVDWVSYAGLPDNSFHQLASKYLEGGAGSVFTFGIKGGYEAGVTLVESVELHSHVANIGDTRSLIIHPASTTHRQLTDEQRVAAGAGPEVIRLSVGLERVEDIINDLDEALQQSQQ from the coding sequence ATGAAGAAGCCCCTCCATGCTCAGTACGGTTTCGAGACGCTAGCGATCCATGCGGGAACGCCACCGGAAGCAACTACCGGAGCACGTTCCTTTCCAATCTATCAGACAACCTCCTACGTGTTCGAAGACGCTGATCATGCCGCATCGCTCTTCAACTTGCAGACGCCCGGGTTCATCTATTCCCGTTTGACGAATCCGACTGTGGCAGCGCTGGAGGAGCGGTTGGCTACACTCGAAGGAGGGCGGGGAGCCACCTGTACCGCTTCGGGACATTCATCCGAAGTTTTGGCACTCTTTGCCCTGATGTCTCCTGGGAAGGAAGTGATCGTCGCGAACAAGCTCTACGGGGGTAGTATCAATCTGATGGGCAAGAGCTTTCAGAAATTCAATTGGAAAGCGATCTTTGTCGAAGCCACTGATCCGGATGCGTTCCGACAGGCGGTAACGGAAAACACACGCGCTGTTTTTGTCGAGAGCCTAGCCAATCCGGGCGGTGTGGTGATTGACCTTGAAGCCATTGCCAAGGTGGCTCAGGAAGCCGGTGTGCCACTGATCGTGGACAATACGATGGCGACCCCAGCCCTCTGCCGGCCTATCGAATGGGGAGCAGATCTAGTCACCCACTCCACGACCAAATTTCTCTCTGGACAGGGCAATGCGGTTGGTGGTGTGGTGATCGACTCTGGAACCTTTCCCTGGCTTGGCAATGAGAAGTTTCCCAGCCTGAGTCAGCCAGCAGCGGAGTACAACGGAATCACCTTTGCTGAAACCTTTGGCAATGATCTGGCCTACACGCTCTACAGCCATGCGGTTAGTTTACGCGACCTTGGCTCAACCATGTCTCCCTTTCATGCCTGGTTGACCCTCAACGGTGTAGAGACCTTGGCTTTGCGGATGGAACGACATTGCCAGAATGCACAGCGAGTCGCAGAGTTTCTGCAGGGTCATATCCAGGTGGATTGGGTATCTTATGCGGGCTTACCAGACAATTCTTTCCATCAGTTGGCTTCAAAATATCTTGAAGGTGGTGCTGGGTCGGTCTTCACCTTTGGCATCAAGGGAGGTTACGAGGCAGGTGTGACTCTGGTGGAGTCGGTAGAATTACATAGTCACGTTGCCAACATCGGTGACACTCGATCCCTGATCATTCACCCAGCATCGACTACCCACCGACAATTGACAGATGAGCAGCGCGTGGCTGCAGGAGCCGGTCCAGAAGTGATTCGCCTCTCGGTGGGGTTGGAGCGGGTTGAGGACATCATTAATGATCTCGATGAGGCCTTGCAGCAGTCCCAACAGTAA
- a CDS encoding CoA-binding protein, which translates to MNISTTELSDRQLREILRSVRRIAVVGASTNWKRPSFFVMKYLSQKGYQMLPVNPRAAGQTLLGETVQAKLADVGPVDMVEVFRRGKEAPTIAEEAVQCGAKVLWLQIGVVSEEAREIAERNGLQVVMNRCPKIEYSRLWGELGWQGINTGVISSQRRHR; encoded by the coding sequence GTGAATATCTCAACCACTGAACTATCAGATCGGCAACTACGGGAGATCCTGCGCAGTGTTCGCCGGATCGCGGTAGTAGGAGCCTCTACCAATTGGAAACGTCCCAGTTTTTTTGTGATGAAGTACCTCTCTCAGAAGGGCTACCAGATGCTACCGGTCAATCCAAGAGCTGCGGGTCAGACCCTGCTGGGAGAAACTGTGCAAGCCAAGTTGGCCGATGTAGGACCAGTTGATATGGTTGAGGTATTTCGCAGAGGGAAGGAAGCTCCTACAATTGCTGAAGAAGCCGTACAGTGTGGGGCAAAGGTGCTTTGGCTACAAATTGGGGTAGTCAGCGAGGAAGCCCGTGAAATTGCCGAAAGGAATGGTCTTCAGGTCGTCATGAATCGCTGCCCGAAGATCGAGTACTCCCGTCTCTGGGGAGAACTAGGCTGGCAAGGTATCAACACTGGAGTGATCTCCAGCCAACGGAGGCATCGATGA
- a CDS encoding mandelate racemase/muconate lactonizing enzyme family protein, giving the protein MNNEIKSIVSEHYRIPLVEVLYDAKHGNHTHFELITVEITLESNLTGTGYTYTGGKGGSAIHRLLVDDLIPTLIGQDADKVEQLWEMLNWHVHFVGRGGVASFAIAALDIALWDLRAKSEELPLWKFLGGGQPEVRAYAGLIDLNYTMEREQEVIAKKLEQGCRGIKIKIGLDDLQQDIQRTRSIRKLIPSDVEFMVDANMRWDVKDAIWIGKAMEELSVTWFEEPTLPDEFAAFQKIGEQIQIPLAQGENLHTLLEFQAALQTNVLRFPQPDVGTIGGITPWLKVAQLCANRDLMVSSHGMHELHVSLLAAVPNPGYLEVHSFPIDQYAIQPFRFSNGLARPPEGIGHGVEFDWDKLQKYAVSTVCID; this is encoded by the coding sequence TTGAACAACGAGATCAAATCTATCGTATCCGAACACTACCGGATTCCATTGGTAGAAGTACTCTATGACGCCAAACATGGGAACCACACTCATTTTGAATTAATCACTGTCGAAATTACGCTGGAGAGTAACCTGACAGGAACGGGTTACACCTATACGGGGGGTAAGGGTGGAAGTGCGATTCATCGCCTGCTAGTTGACGACCTCATTCCAACACTGATTGGTCAGGATGCTGACAAGGTGGAACAACTCTGGGAAATGCTGAACTGGCATGTTCATTTTGTGGGCAGGGGAGGAGTCGCTAGCTTTGCCATCGCGGCATTGGACATTGCCCTCTGGGACTTACGAGCGAAGTCCGAAGAGCTACCTCTCTGGAAATTCTTGGGTGGTGGTCAACCCGAAGTTCGAGCCTATGCGGGTCTCATCGACTTGAATTACACGATGGAACGCGAGCAAGAGGTGATCGCTAAGAAACTGGAACAGGGTTGCCGAGGCATCAAGATCAAGATTGGTCTGGATGATCTGCAGCAAGACATTCAACGCACGAGGAGCATCCGCAAGCTGATACCTTCAGATGTCGAATTCATGGTGGACGCCAACATGAGGTGGGATGTAAAGGATGCCATTTGGATTGGTAAGGCAATGGAAGAGCTGTCGGTGACTTGGTTTGAGGAACCTACGCTGCCAGATGAATTTGCTGCCTTTCAGAAGATTGGAGAACAGATCCAGATTCCCCTGGCGCAGGGGGAAAATCTTCACACACTCCTCGAATTCCAAGCCGCTTTACAGACAAACGTGTTGCGGTTTCCACAACCAGATGTGGGAACGATCGGGGGCATCACTCCTTGGTTAAAAGTCGCCCAACTTTGTGCGAATCGGGATCTGATGGTTTCTTCACATGGCATGCACGAACTGCATGTGAGCCTCTTGGCGGCCGTTCCAAATCCAGGTTATCTGGAAGTCCACTCCTTCCCCATCGATCAATATGCAATCCAGCCGTTTCGGTTCAGTAATGGTCTGGCTAGGCCACCTGAAGGGATTGGCCACGGAGTGGAGTTTGACTGGGATAAATTGCAAAAATACGCAGTATCAACGGTTTGTATTGACTAA
- a CDS encoding ribonuclease H-like domain-containing protein: protein MYLDIETTGLSPTRNQITTIVWWSAARGWGHWIAGENTPEQFCEAWQASSELITYNGKRFDEPFLVEHFGVEKHSDHTDLCQVSRKQGLCGGLKKICENLQIRSPTYLNESSGRDAVFLWQRYQREGNSLWLKRLLHYNAWDVVMTYRLHQILQNEPIGAIEQTMPFERA from the coding sequence ATGTACTTGGATATTGAAACAACTGGACTGAGTCCAACGCGGAACCAGATCACAACGATTGTCTGGTGGTCTGCAGCACGGGGCTGGGGACACTGGATTGCCGGAGAAAACACTCCTGAACAATTTTGTGAAGCATGGCAGGCTTCCTCGGAACTGATCACCTACAACGGTAAACGCTTTGACGAACCCTTTCTCGTTGAGCACTTTGGGGTGGAAAAACACTCAGATCATACCGACCTCTGCCAGGTCAGCCGTAAACAAGGCCTTTGTGGAGGATTGAAGAAAATTTGTGAGAATCTGCAGATCCGTAGTCCCACCTATCTGAACGAGTCGAGTGGAAGGGATGCAGTCTTTCTCTGGCAACGCTACCAACGAGAGGGCAATTCTCTTTGGCTCAAGCGATTGTTGCATTACAACGCCTGGGATGTCGTGATGACCTACCGCTTACACCAGATCCTGCAAAATGAACCGATAGGAGCTATAGAGCAAACAATGCCATTCGAACGAGCTTGA
- a CDS encoding DMT family transporter — translation MLLENKERSVEFQGWLFGMLGMLIFSLTLPMTRLAVESLSPYFVASGRAMLAALVGLPILLITSQPRPTRLQWKGLWLAGLGVIFGFPVLMTVAMQLVPASHGGVVLGILPLTTAITSTILLRERPSVGFWICGVLGSAAVIIFSLREGGGSFQAGDWLLFGAVISASYGYVKGAEMSAQLGGWQTICWTLLSWSPILLPATLWLGQDLPEEVSWSSWIGFLYVALFSQFLGFFAWYKGLAMGGVARVSQTQLLMPFFVLLFSWLLLGEAIGWETFLFAGFVVGTVAIGKRMAIRRQPSDD, via the coding sequence ATGCTGTTAGAAAACAAGGAACGCTCCGTAGAGTTTCAAGGATGGCTGTTTGGAATGCTGGGGATGTTGATTTTCAGCCTGACTCTGCCAATGACCCGCCTGGCAGTGGAGTCGCTTTCACCCTATTTTGTTGCCTCAGGAAGAGCGATGCTGGCGGCTTTGGTGGGACTGCCAATCCTTTTGATCACATCACAGCCACGACCCACACGGTTGCAGTGGAAGGGACTCTGGCTGGCTGGCCTGGGTGTGATCTTTGGGTTCCCCGTCTTGATGACAGTAGCTATGCAGCTTGTGCCAGCTTCCCATGGTGGTGTGGTCTTGGGAATCCTACCGCTAACGACTGCTATCACCAGCACCATTCTATTACGTGAGCGGCCTTCGGTTGGCTTCTGGATCTGCGGAGTTTTGGGCAGTGCTGCTGTGATTATCTTTTCTCTCAGAGAAGGTGGGGGTTCCTTTCAAGCAGGTGACTGGTTGTTATTTGGTGCAGTGATCTCTGCGTCCTATGGCTACGTCAAGGGGGCTGAGATGTCTGCGCAGCTTGGTGGTTGGCAAACGATCTGTTGGACCCTACTGTCCTGGAGCCCCATACTGCTTCCAGCGACCCTTTGGTTGGGTCAGGATCTTCCAGAAGAAGTATCCTGGTCGAGTTGGATTGGCTTCCTCTATGTCGCTTTGTTCAGCCAATTTTTAGGCTTCTTTGCATGGTACAAGGGACTGGCAATGGGTGGTGTGGCTCGAGTCAGCCAGACCCAACTGCTGATGCCCTTCTTCGTCCTATTGTTTTCGTGGCTGCTATTGGGGGAAGCCATTGGCTGGGAAACCTTCCTCTTTGCCGGATTTGTTGTTGGCACGGTGGCCATCGGCAAGCGGATGGCCATTCGGCGACAACCGAGTGATGATTGA
- a CDS encoding TRAP transporter small permease subunit has product MRLARAYIQCMDRLNWVIGRCTMYGIFLLMGVLFYSSISKTFFVPSLWTLEMAQFVMVGYYVLGGPYSLQLGSNVRMDLLYGSWPQRKKSWFDLFTVFFLIFYLCVLLYGAIGSTAYSLGYFGMEPFSFFTGLLDGSEKIGMLERSSSAWHPYLWPVKMVMIIGITLMLLQCISEFLKDILRLKGELV; this is encoded by the coding sequence ATGCGCCTAGCCCGAGCATACATTCAATGCATGGATCGACTAAATTGGGTGATTGGTCGTTGCACAATGTACGGGATTTTTCTCTTGATGGGCGTGCTCTTCTATTCATCGATCTCCAAGACTTTCTTTGTCCCATCTCTCTGGACTCTGGAGATGGCTCAGTTTGTCATGGTTGGCTACTATGTACTCGGTGGGCCCTATTCCCTGCAGCTTGGTTCAAATGTACGGATGGACCTACTCTACGGGAGTTGGCCGCAGCGTAAAAAGTCCTGGTTTGATTTATTCACCGTATTTTTCCTGATTTTCTACCTCTGTGTGCTGCTCTACGGAGCCATCGGATCGACTGCCTACTCCCTAGGCTACTTTGGCATGGAACCCTTCTCTTTTTTCACAGGACTACTAGATGGTTCAGAGAAAATTGGCATGCTAGAACGTTCCTCTTCAGCCTGGCATCCCTATCTCTGGCCTGTGAAAATGGTTATGATCATTGGCATTACGCTGATGCTGTTGCAGTGCATTTCCGAGTTCTTGAAAGACATTCTGCGACTGAAAGGTGAGCTGGTCTGA
- a CDS encoding TRAP transporter large permease subunit, giving the protein MSYEMIAMLMFSSMMLMLLTGQRVFGAIGFIAVVSALLLWGDRGGYDLGFSAAMKLMKWYPLLTLPMFIFMGYVLSESRIADDLYRMFHVWMGGLSGGLAIGTIGLMVLISAMNGLSVAGMAIGATIALPELLKRNYDKRMVTGVIQAGSSLGILVPPSVVLVLYAMIARQPVGQLWLAGIIPGLMMAALFIGYIAIRCKANPKLGPALSKEERNVGWPEKLRLLRAGLLPLVIFFVMMVPFVNGWTSLVESSALGAVAAFVAAVLKGRMTRNVFENSVRQTLGVSCMFMWIILAALAFGAVFDGLGAVKAIENLFTTQLNLSPWMILILMQLSFLLMGTFLDDTAMLVIVAPLYVPLVGALGFDLIWYGVLYTITCQIAYMTPPFGYNLFLMRAMAPPEIGIRDIYSSITPFVLVMVFALALVMVFPEIALWLPNYIYEK; this is encoded by the coding sequence ATGTCCTACGAAATGATCGCCATGCTGATGTTCTCCTCGATGATGCTCATGCTGCTCACTGGGCAGCGGGTCTTCGGGGCAATTGGGTTCATTGCTGTAGTTTCGGCTCTGCTCCTGTGGGGAGATCGAGGAGGTTACGATCTTGGCTTCTCTGCCGCAATGAAGTTAATGAAGTGGTATCCGTTGTTGACGCTACCGATGTTCATCTTTATGGGCTATGTGCTCTCAGAGTCACGAATCGCGGATGATCTCTATCGAATGTTCCACGTCTGGATGGGAGGGCTCTCCGGAGGCCTGGCGATTGGCACCATCGGACTGATGGTGCTTATCTCGGCCATGAATGGGCTGAGTGTCGCAGGAATGGCGATTGGGGCCACGATTGCGCTCCCTGAATTGCTCAAACGAAATTACGATAAGCGGATGGTGACCGGAGTAATCCAGGCAGGCTCGAGTTTAGGCATTCTGGTTCCTCCTTCGGTGGTTTTGGTTCTCTATGCGATGATTGCAAGACAGCCAGTCGGTCAACTCTGGTTGGCAGGAATCATTCCAGGGTTGATGATGGCAGCCCTGTTCATCGGTTACATTGCAATCCGCTGCAAAGCCAATCCCAAGTTAGGACCTGCACTCAGTAAGGAAGAACGCAACGTGGGTTGGCCAGAAAAGTTACGATTACTCAGGGCAGGGCTGTTGCCTTTGGTCATCTTTTTCGTGATGATGGTGCCCTTTGTCAATGGTTGGACTTCTCTGGTAGAAAGCTCTGCATTGGGCGCAGTAGCGGCGTTCGTGGCGGCCGTGTTGAAAGGCCGGATGACCCGCAATGTGTTTGAGAACTCCGTGCGGCAAACCCTCGGGGTCTCCTGCATGTTCATGTGGATCATTCTCGCCGCACTGGCCTTCGGTGCAGTGTTTGATGGACTCGGCGCCGTCAAGGCGATCGAGAATCTGTTCACGACTCAGCTTAACCTCAGCCCCTGGATGATCCTGATCTTGATGCAACTCAGCTTTCTGCTGATGGGGACGTTTCTCGATGACACTGCGATGCTGGTGATCGTCGCACCACTCTACGTACCTCTTGTCGGTGCACTTGGATTTGACCTAATTTGGTACGGTGTTCTCTACACTATCACTTGTCAGATCGCCTACATGACACCGCCCTTCGGTTATAACCTCTTTCTGATGCGTGCAATGGCCCCTCCAGAGATTGGCATTCGCGACATCTACAGTTCCATCACACCCTTCGTACTTGTGATGGTTTTTGCCCTTGCGCTGGTCATGGTATTCCCCGAGATCGCGCTATGGCTTCCTAACTACATATATGAGAAGTGA
- a CDS encoding TRAP transporter substrate-binding protein, producing the protein MNSRRSFLRKAALGGAAVAAAPAVITAQAPIKWRFQTYAGAALGEHVTKPIVDYINTAAKGEMEVELYYADQIVPTGELFQALQRGTIDAVHSDDDSMASPTPLQKFGGYFPLATKHALDVPVLFNQYGLADIWRSEYEKVGVAWLSAAGQDPCNFNTKKEVTSLADLEGLKLYTFPTAGRFLSQFGVVPVSIPYEDAEVAVQTGELDGMAWSGITEDYTVGWANVTDYFLTNNISGAWIGSFFVNQRQWANLPEHLKAVVMSAIEAGHTYRNQWYWGGEARLRAQGDKLKLRSIPQSEWKAVEDAAKVFWSEIAEEGELHAKIVKIFRDYNDVIGQAGPPYNFG; encoded by the coding sequence ATGAATTCGAGACGTTCGTTCCTTCGCAAAGCTGCATTAGGTGGCGCAGCTGTAGCTGCTGCACCAGCTGTCATCACAGCACAGGCCCCAATCAAATGGCGCTTCCAAACCTACGCTGGTGCTGCCCTTGGTGAGCATGTAACCAAGCCCATTGTTGATTACATCAACACCGCTGCCAAGGGTGAGATGGAAGTCGAACTGTACTATGCTGACCAAATTGTCCCCACTGGTGAACTCTTCCAGGCCTTACAGCGTGGAACAATTGATGCCGTTCACTCAGATGATGACTCAATGGCCTCTCCAACTCCACTGCAAAAATTTGGTGGTTACTTCCCTTTAGCAACGAAGCACGCTCTGGATGTTCCAGTTCTGTTCAATCAATATGGACTAGCCGACATTTGGCGCTCTGAATATGAGAAAGTGGGAGTGGCCTGGCTGTCCGCAGCGGGACAGGATCCTTGTAACTTCAACACCAAGAAAGAAGTTACCTCACTCGCTGACCTCGAAGGATTGAAGCTCTACACCTTCCCAACAGCTGGACGCTTTCTCTCCCAGTTTGGCGTAGTGCCTGTCTCCATTCCTTATGAGGACGCCGAAGTTGCTGTCCAAACAGGAGAGCTCGATGGAATGGCTTGGTCTGGAATCACCGAAGACTACACTGTTGGTTGGGCTAATGTGACGGACTACTTCCTGACCAACAATATTTCTGGTGCCTGGATTGGCTCTTTCTTCGTCAACCAGCGACAATGGGCAAACCTGCCGGAGCATCTGAAAGCTGTTGTCATGTCCGCGATCGAAGCTGGTCACACCTACCGTAACCAGTGGTACTGGGGTGGAGAAGCCCGGCTCCGTGCTCAGGGTGACAAGTTGAAGCTGCGCTCAATTCCACAGAGTGAGTGGAAAGCTGTGGAAGATGCCGCTAAGGTCTTCTGGAGTGAGATCGCTGAAGAAGGCGAACTCCACGCCAAGATCGTCAAGATCTTCCGAGATTACAATGACGTGATTGGGCAGGCAGGGCCTCCTTACAACTTCGGTTGA
- a CDS encoding glutamine synthetase family protein, with amino-acid sequence MAGNLSFEDLKSLAAEGSIDTVLVCLVDMQGRLMGKRFHVQNFLDSAHQETHCCDYLLATDLEMATPDGYASSSWIAGYGDYVMQPDLSTLRLAAWLPGTALVLCDILDHHTHKYVPHSPRAMLQKQIERLKKYGLTAKMATELEFFLFEQGFDQLRRANYQNLEPISGYNEDYHILQTTKEEKILRPLRNHLFTSGIPVENTKGEAETGQEELNIRYSDALECADHHTIAKNATKEVAWQHGHAASFLAKWNPKRLGSATHIHLSLWNEEKPVFYDPKGNHGMSKLMGHYLAGLIKYASDYTWFLAPYVNSYKRFMKGSFAPTKTAWSIDNRTASFRLCGSDTKAVRVECRIGGADLNPYLAEAALMAAGLKGLEDQLELPPPTTGDLYQDENVGELPSTLRASTETLRNSRMLRDSMGDGVIDHYVRCAEWEQEEFDRVVTDWEIKRGFERA; translated from the coding sequence ATGGCCGGAAACCTGTCTTTCGAAGACCTCAAGTCCTTAGCGGCAGAAGGTTCCATCGACACGGTGTTGGTCTGTCTGGTGGACATGCAAGGCCGCCTGATGGGCAAGCGCTTTCACGTGCAGAACTTCCTCGACAGCGCCCACCAAGAAACCCACTGCTGCGACTACCTGTTGGCCACCGATCTCGAGATGGCCACTCCCGATGGCTACGCATCTTCGAGCTGGATCGCTGGCTATGGAGACTACGTGATGCAGCCCGATCTAAGTACGCTACGACTGGCTGCCTGGCTACCAGGGACAGCGCTGGTTCTGTGCGACATTCTTGATCATCACACGCACAAGTACGTTCCACATTCTCCTCGAGCGATGCTGCAGAAGCAGATCGAACGTCTCAAGAAATATGGACTGACCGCCAAAATGGCGACAGAACTGGAGTTCTTCCTTTTTGAACAGGGCTTTGATCAACTGCGTAGGGCTAACTACCAGAACCTTGAGCCGATCAGTGGATACAACGAAGACTATCACATCCTGCAGACCACCAAGGAAGAGAAGATCCTGCGTCCTCTGCGTAACCATCTCTTCACCTCTGGCATTCCTGTGGAAAACACCAAGGGAGAAGCCGAGACTGGTCAAGAGGAGCTCAACATCCGCTACAGCGATGCTCTGGAATGTGCAGATCATCACACAATCGCCAAGAACGCCACCAAGGAAGTCGCCTGGCAACATGGACACGCTGCGAGCTTTCTAGCCAAGTGGAATCCAAAGCGATTGGGAAGTGCCACACATATTCATCTCTCGCTCTGGAATGAGGAAAAACCTGTTTTCTACGACCCCAAGGGCAATCATGGGATGTCCAAGTTGATGGGCCACTACCTGGCTGGACTTATCAAGTATGCCTCTGACTACACCTGGTTTCTGGCGCCCTATGTCAACAGCTACAAACGCTTCATGAAAGGCTCCTTTGCTCCAACGAAGACCGCCTGGTCGATCGATAACCGGACAGCAAGCTTTCGCCTTTGTGGCAGCGACACCAAGGCAGTCCGAGTAGAGTGCCGGATTGGTGGGGCTGATCTGAATCCCTATCTGGCAGAAGCGGCCTTGATGGCAGCAGGTCTCAAAGGTCTGGAAGATCAGCTTGAGTTGCCTCCTCCCACTACAGGAGATCTATATCAGGACGAAAACGTCGGGGAACTGCCATCCACCCTGAGAGCCTCTACTGAAACTTTGCGCAACTCAAGAATGTTGCGTGATTCCATGGGTGATGGAGTCATTGATCACTATGTCCGCTGCGCGGAGTGGGAACAGGAAGAGTTTGACCGAGTGGTCACTGATTGGGAAATCAAACGTGGTTTTGAAAGGGCCTGA